A stretch of DNA from Corallococcus silvisoli:
GCGGCGGGCGACCCGTCGATGATCATCATCCACACCTGCGAGGGCAGCTATTCCTCTTGCTGGAGCTGGCTCACCAACACCGCCGCGGGCGTGAGCGCGCACTACGTGGTGAACGAGAGCGGCAGCGAGATCTCGCAGCTGGTGCGCGAGGCGAACCGCGCCTACCACATTGGCGCGAACTACGACTGCACGCTCAACAGCAACAAGGAGTGCTGGCTCAACGGCACCCAGTCCAACCACTTCACCATCGGCATCGAGCACGGCGGCTACGCCAGCCAGACGTCCTTCCCGGCCGGGCAGATCGACGCGTCCGCGAAGCTGTCGTGCGACATCGCGCGCGACAACGCCATCCTCAAGGACAGCTACCACATCGTGGCGCACGGCAAGCTTCAGCCCGCGACGCGCACGGACCCGGGTCCCAACTGGCCGTGGTCGTCGTACCTCAGCAAGATCAACAGCTACTGCGGCACCGCGACGCCGTCCGGTGAAATCATCATCGACAGCAACAGCGCCAACAACGACGCGGCCAAGGCGCGCTTCGAGCTGACGGGCACGTGGACCGCGGGCACGAGCGCGGGCTACTACGGCAGCGGCTACTACTTCGCGTCCACGGACACGGTCTCCGAGCCGGCGACGTTCTGGTTCTACCTGAGCTCGGCGCAGACGCGCACGGTGGACGCGTGGTGGGTGGCGGGCACGAACCGGTCCTCGGCCGCGGCGTTCATCTCCTTCAACGCCGGTGGCACCAACCTGGGCACGGCGACCGTGAACCAGCAGGCCAACGGCGGCAAGTGGGTGCAGCTGGGCACGTACAGCTTCACCGCCGGCTGGAACAAGGTGCAGCTGAGCCGCTGGCAGGCGCCGGGCTCGGTGGTCATCGCGGACGCGGTCCGGGTGCGCTGACGTGACGCCACGGGGCCTTGAACGGACGTCGCGTTCCGGGTCCCTCCGGGCACGGCGGTGGTGGGCCGTGCTCGGGGTGTTGGGCGCGCTGGGGTGCCAGGGCCGCTGCGGCGGTGCTGGCTCGGCCCCGGCCGCGCCCGGTGCCCTGACGGAAGCGGAGCGGCGGGCCCTGCCGGGCGCCATCGTCTTCCTCTCGGAACGGGCGGGACAGAAGGACGTCTGGCGGGTGACGCCGGACGGGCAGGAGGCGCGGATCACCTCCGCGCCGGAGGACGAATACCCGGGCCCCCCTTCTCCCGAGGGACGGTCGCTGCTGGTGGTGGCGTCGGGGGAGGCGAACGGGCGCGTCTTCCAGCAGCTGCGCGTGCAGCCGCTGGATGGAGGCCCCGCGGTGGCGCTGCATCCGCCCCGGACGCGCGCGCGCAACGCGAGCTGGGGTCCGGATGGGAAGTGGCTGGTGGCCGAGTCGGACGCGCAGGGCTTCAGCGACGTGGTGCGCGTGCAGCCCACGGCGGACGCGGTGGACACGCGGCTGACGCACGTGAAGGAGGGCTGCTTCGAGCCCGCCGTGTCCCCGGACGGCCGCGAGGTGGCGTGCGTGTGCAGCGGCGAGGGAGACCCGGAGGTCTACGTCTACCGCGCGGACGGCACGGGCGAGCCGCGCCGCATCACCACCTTCTACCTGGAGGACCGGACGCCGCAGTGGAGTCCGGACGGCAAGTGGCTCCTGTTCGTGAGCAACCGCGAGCGCAGGGAGCGCGTGTACCTGGTGCGCCCGGATGGCTCCGACCTGCGCGTCCTGTCCGGCGAAGGCTTCGCGGGCGACGAGCGTGAGCCGGCCTTCAGTCCGGACGGCCAGCGCGTGGCGTACGTGGCGCGGCACCCGGATGGGAAGAGCCGCATCTGGGTGGCGGACGTCGCGGGGGGCACGCCGGTGGCGCTGACGGACGGCGCGCACCGCGACGACATGCCGGCGTGGAGCCCGGACGGCAAGGCGCTGGTGTTCGTCTCCGAGCGCGAGGGCGACACGGACCTGTACCTGATGCGCCCGGATGGCACGGGCCAGACGCGGCTCACCACGGCGAAGGGCGCGGACTGGCTGCCGCGCTGGTTCGTCCCGCGGTGATCAGCTCGCGCGCTGGCGCAGGGGCTCGGAGTCGGACTCCGGCCGGGCGGAGGGGACCTCCAGCGGCACGCTGAAGAAGAAGGTGGCGCCCCGGTCCGGTTCGCTCTCCACCCAGATGTGGCCGCCGTGGGCCTCCACGATGAGCCGGCTGATGTAGAGCCCCAGGCCCAGGCCCTTGCCGTCCGCGGAGCGGCCGTCCTCCGTGCGGTAGTACTTGTCGAACAGGCGCGCCGCGTCCCGGGGGGACAGCCCCGCGCCCTGGTTGCTCACCGACACCACGGCCTGGTCGTGCACGGCGGACAGGCGCACGTCCACGGGCGTCCCCTGGGGGCTGTACTTGAGGGCGTTCGTCAGCAGGTTGGTGACCACGCGCTCCAGCCTCGCCGCGTCCATGGGGACAGGGGGCAGCGGATCCGCCAGGTGCAGCCGGAAGCGCTCGCGTGCGTCGGGGGGCACGTCGCGCTCCAGCACCTCCTCCAGGAAGCGGCCCAGGTCGCGCGGCTCGCGGCGCAGGTTCACCCGGCCGGACTCCAGCCGCGAGCCCTCCAGCAGCTCTTCGATCATCGTGCTCATCCACTCCACGTTGTGGATGATGGCCTGGGCCATGTGGCCCTCGCGCTCCAGCTTGCGCTCGTGCAGCGCGCGCTGGAGCAGGTGGGCGCGCAGGTTGATGGTGTTCAGCGGGTTGCGCAGGTCGTGGGAGATGAGCCCCACGTACTCCTCGCGCAGCTTCTCCAGGTCGCGGCGCTCGGTGACGTCGCGCAGGATGGCGATGCGCGTGGCGTCGTCCTCGCCCTCCAGCGGGCTCAGCCGCACCTCCAGCGGCACGCAGGTGCCGTCCTGCCGCTGGCCGGACACCATCCGCCCGCCGGTGCTGTTCCCGGGGGTGTCCCCCGTGGAGGCCGCGGCGCGGAGCCCCGAGGGGACGAGCAGCGCGACGTCGCGCCCCAGCAGCGCTTCCCGCCGGTAGCCGAAGACGCGCTCGGCCTCCGCGTTGGCGAAGCGCACGCGGCCGGTGGCGTCCACCACCACCATGGGATCCGGCGCGGTGTCCAGGAAGGTGCGGAAGCGCTCCTCGGAGGCCGCCAGCGCGGAGGTGGCCCGCATGCGCTCGGTGTCGATCACGTCCAGCGCCCGCGCCGCCAGCAGCACCAGCGTGGCGCCACCGGCGGCCACCACGGTGGCGAAGAGGGGGAACTTCGCGTCGTGGCTGAGCCCGCCCGTCAGGTGCATCACCACCAGCGTCAGCCCCAGCACCGGCGGCCCCAGCAGCGTCACCGGCACCAGCCGCCGCGCCACGAAGCCTCCCAGCGTGTCCCGGGTGAGCCGCGCCATCAGCCCCAGGTGCGGCCGGGCGCACAGCGTGCCCACGCCCAGGAGCATCAACACGCAGGTGGTGTGCAGCCCCATGCTGCGCTCCTGGAAGAACGGCACGGCGGCGGGCGTCACCAGCGGCCCCAGCAGGAAGCCGTTGAGGCCCAGCAGCGCCGCCATCAGCGTGAGCGCCACCAGCGCGTCCGACCAGGACAGCCGCTGGGTGTGGCCCCGGTCCACCAGCGCCAGCGCCGGGCCCAGGAGCATCAGGCACAGCGCCGTCAGCGGCGACGGTCGGATGCCAGGAGGCGCGAAGCCGTCCTCCCCCAGCAGGTGCAGGAACATCGCGTCCAGGCCGCCGTTGCCCCCGGTGATGACGCCGTCCACGAGGCTCGCCGCGCCCAGCAGGGCGGTGCTCAGCGCCAGGAGGGTGCCCAGCCGGTGGCGGTGGACGCTGGTGGCGGCCGGCAGGCGCAGGCCCAGCGCGGCGCCCCCGAGCAGCAGGCCCAGCGCGGCGCTGGGGCGCATGGCGGGGAGCGCGGCGCCCATGGACTTGAGCACCATGACATCCAACGCCCAGCCCACCAGCACCAGCAGGCCGACCAGACAGGAGGCCGCCGCGGAGCTGCGCGCAAGGGCACGGGCCAACGCCGTGCTTGGTGGCATGGATCGGCCGCTCATCGTCCGCGTCCCCCCCGGAACGCCAGCCCTGCATCCTGCCACAACATCACGTCTTGAGGGGTTCTCCGGCAATGCGACGCCAGGGTTGGGCGCGTGTCCGCCCTAGGCAGGGCCGTCCGCAGTATCGAGCGCCGTCAGGGCGCGTATCGGCCTGGATACACGGTGAGCACGACGCCCATGCCCGGGCCCGCGTCGACGTTGCGCGGGACGTAGGCGTCCATTCCCTCCACGGACAGCTGGAAGGACGACACGCCGAAGCCGGAGTGCACGAAGAGGAACAGCCCCTGGGCCGCGGTGCCTGTCGTGTTCACGGACGCGAGGTCCTGGGACAGGTAGTAGACGCGGTCCGTCAGGTCGCTCCGGTCGAGCGCCACGCGCACCCCGCTCACGGGCTGGCCGTTCGCGTCCACCACGCGCCCGAGCACGAAGCCCGCGGTGGCCAGTGTGGCGGCGGGGTCCCCGGTGTGGCTCAGGAGGCGCTGCGCACCCACGGCGGCGCCCAACTGGTCGACAAAGGCCACGGGCAGGGCCCAGACGCGCGCGTCGATGATGTCCGTGCGCGGGCGGGTGCCGGTGAAGGCCGTGTCGTAGACAATCGTGGTGCTGCGCACGAAGCCCTCATGCGCGAGTCCCACCCCGAGCCCCTGGTGCACGTCGCGCACGGGCACGTCGGTGATGCGGAAGGTGCCGTCGTCGGACACCTGCCCGGTGCCGAACGTGGCGGCCGAGTCGTTGACGGCCACGCGCAGGGGCTCCTCCGCGGTGAGCGCCATCCCGCCGAGCGGGATGCCCGTGGCCGTGGCCTCCGGGAACACGTGAGCCTCACCGCTCACGAGGATGCGAAGGTTCTCCAGATCCACCGCCTCGGCGTCCTCGGTCCGCACGCCGGGGTCCGGTGTGAAGCCGCCGTCGCCACAGGCCATCACCCACAGGCCCAGCACGGCACCACCCGCCGCCCGAATGTAGTGTTTCATCGCGCTGCAACCTCTTCACGGCACCGGGGGATCGCAATCCGTCCCGGGGCGCCGTTCGTCCCCTTCACGACGCCTCGGTGGGCCACGGGGCCGGACCCACCAGACACCGGGGGCTCCCGGTGTTGAAAACACGTCGGCACCGGGAGCCTGCCTTCCGTGGAGGACGGAAGGCCGCGCCCGGTGCCGGGGAGTCTCACGCGAGGAGCGGCAGGGGAGAGGCGGAGCGCCTACCAGCGCGTCCCTCCCTTGCCGGAGGAGCTGGAGCCCTTGCCCGTGTTCCAGCCGCCACCGCTGCTGCCGCTGCTGCTTCCACCGCCGCTGCTTCCACCGCTGCTGCCACTGCTCCGGCCGCCGCTGCTTCCGCCGCCGCTGCTGCCAGGGCTGCTCCAACCGCCGCCGCTGCTGCTTCCACCGCTGCTGCCACTGCTGCTCCGGCCGCTGCTCCCGCTATTGCTGCTGCCGCTGGGGCTGCTCCAACCGCCGCCGCTGCTTCCGCTGCTGCTGCTCCCGCTGTTGCCGCTGTTGCCGCTGCTGCTGCTGCTGCTGCTGCTGCTGCTCCCGCTGTTGCCCCAGCCGCCGCTGTTGCCACGGGAGTTGTTGTCGTTGTCGTCGTCGCGGCTCTTGCTGGCCGGGGTGTTCCACCCGCCACCCTGGCTGTTGTTGTTGTCGTCGTCACGCGAGCTGCTCGCGGCGGGGGCGGCGTTGCTGCGGCCCCAGCCACCGGAGCTGCTGGGAGGCCGGGCCCCGGTGCCGGTGCCGCCCGGGGGCGGACGGCGGCCCACGTTGCTGGGGGCCGGGGCGGGAGCGGGAGCGGGCCGCGAGGGGGTGGCGTTGTTGCGGCCATACCCGGCGGAGGCCGCGTGGGTGTTGCTCCAGCGGTAGCCCCGGCTGCCGCGGTCGTAGGAGTAGCCCGCGCCCCACGAGCCCTGCGGGTAGAAGTCGTGCTGGTGGCGCCCGTGGAAGTTGCAGTACCCGCCGCTGGGGATGGGGTGGTAGTCCCAGTACCAGACGACCGTCGGGCCCCGGTAATAGTAGACGTCGTCCGTGTACACGTAGGACGCCTGGGGCGGCTGGTAGTCGTGGACGTGGTTGTAGTCCTCCGGGCACCAGCCGCCGCCGTAGTCGTCGGGGACGGGGTGGGCGCCAGCGAACCGGTACTGCGCCACGGGCGCGACGTAGGCCACGCGCCGGACCGGGCGGTGGGAGTGGGCCTCGACGACGCAGCCGGTCCCCATGAGCAGGGCGAGGGGGACGACCAGGGCGAGCAAACGGTTCATGAGGAGTCTCCTGTCGCGGAAGTGGACCCCCAAAGCGTCCCGCTCCGCAACCTCTGTGCCGTCCGACGGACCGGCGCCCGTTTAATTCATCCCGGCGGGCCGCCCGCCCTGGGAGGAGGGGAGGGGCCCACCTGATATGACGCACGGCGCGCGGCCTCCGGGGGCCGTCCCTGGGGAGGAGAACGGATGTCGGATGCGGATTTCGACCGCGGGATGGGGGCGTCCTGCGCGCTGCACCCGGAGCAGGGAGCCTCGGGCACCTGCGCGCGGTGCGGCAACTTCATGTGTGACGTGTGCAGCCAGGGCGGAACCTCGCCGCGCTGCCCCGCGTGCCGCGAGCGCTTCAGCGCCGCCTTCCCGCTGACCCGGGAGACCTGGAGCATCGGTGGGTTGTTCGCGGTGTGCTGGCCGTTGTTCAAGCGCGAGTGGGGCATGCTGTCGCTGGGGGCGTTGATCTCCATCGGCGTGTCCGGCGGCGCGCAACTGATGGTCCAGGTGGGCACGGGCATCGGTTCCGCGGTGGGAAGCGAGAGCGTCGCGATGGTGCTGGGCGGAGTGGCCTTCGTGGCGCAGTGGGCGGTGCAGGGCCTGGTGCAGCTGGGGCTCATGCGGATGTGCTTCGACGTGCTGAACGGCCGGCGCGCGGACCTGGAGCGCCTCTTCAGCCAGATGCACAAGGTGCTGCCCTACACGCTGACGATGCTGCTCGTCACCATCCTGGTGCTGGTTCCGATGACGCTCCTGGTGGTCCTGGCCGGCATGGGCTTCCTCGCGCTGTCAGGTGTCACCACGACCACGCCGATGGCGGAGGTCTGGCGCTCCGTCTCGCCCCTGCTGGGGCTGCTGGCCCTGGCCGTGATGGCGCTGCTGGTCCCGCTCATCTACGTCGCCCTGCCGCTGTACTTCCTCCAGCCGGAGCTCGCGTACGAAGAGGCGCCGCCGTCCCCCTGGAAGGTGCTGCGTCGCTGCTGGGACTACGTCCGGGGCGAGCGCCTCCCCATCCTGGGCATGATCCTCATCATCAACATCCTCCTGCTCGCGGGCTTCTGCCTGTGCTGCGTGGGGCTCGTTCCCGCCATGGCCCTGACCCAGCTGCTCATCGCGGGGATGTTCCTGGCCCTGCGCTCGCCGCGGGACGAGGCCTCGGGGCCGCATCCGGGCTGAGCACCGGACGGGAGAGGCGCCTTCGCGAAAGGGGCGAAGGCGCGCCGGCGTGGATCAGTGCACCAGCCGTTCGGAGGAGCCGGAGCGGGGCGCCACGACCTTGCCCAGGCACGCGAGGATGTGCTCGCGGTACTCGGACAGCTCACGCAGGCCGCACAGCATCCAGCGGCCACCGATGACCAGCGTGGGGACGCCTCGCACGCCCCGGCTGCCGGCCAGCCGGTGCTCGTCGTAGATGAGCCGGCGCGTCTCTTCCGACCGGAAGGCCGCGGAGAACTGGTTCATGGCCAGGCCCACGCGCGACGCCAGCTCGAACACCACGTCCGAACGCGACACGTTGACGCCCTGCTCCAGCGCGGCGCGCTGCATGGCCCGCGCGAGGAAGGCCCGCGCCTGCGGCCCCTGCAACCGCGCGGCCTCCAGCGCCGCCAGCGCCGGCACGCTGGAGCGGGGCGGATCTCCCCCCAGCCACAGGTCCGTGGAGAGCAGCGCGGCGGAGGGGTCGGTCTCGCGCTGCGCGCGCTTCACCTCTTCCACCAGCCCGCGCACCTCGCGCTCCGTGGGCAGCACATCGTGCAGACGCAGGGGATAGGGACGCACGCTCCAGCGGACCGCGTCGCCGAACTCCTGGCGAAGCACATCCAACCGCTGGTCGGCGAGGTAGCACCAGGCGCAAAGCACATCCTGGTAGACGGTGATCTGCAGCGGCTTGTGCAGCGTTTTCATCGGGGGTCGCCAGATTAGAGGCGCATCCCCGTCGCTGCCAACACCCCCGGACAATCCGCGCCGCGATGCATTCCCGTATTCCTGAGGAGCATCCAAGGCGCCGTGCGCACCGTGAACCGTCGCACGCATGCCATGAAGCAGGCGGGCAGGCACACCGGCGCTGCTCGCGTGCCTGCTTTCATACAACCCTCAGGATGCGCGGCCTGCCCGCGCCTGCAACGCGTTGCCCCGGGTCCCCGCGTACACCAACGCGTGTTCGACGATGGTGCCCGCGATGTCCTGGCCGGTGGCGCCCTCCAGGCCCTCGAAGCCGGGGCTGGAGTTGATCTCCATCAGGCGCGGACCCTCACGGCCCTCCAGCATGTCCACGCCCGCGACCTCCAGCCCGATGATGCGCGCCGCCTTCACCGCGGCCTCCACGTAGGCGGGGGGCAGGATGATGGCGCGGCCCTCGCCGCCGCGGTGGATGTTGGAGCGGAACTCGCCCTTCTTCGCCTTGCGGCGCATGGCGCCCACCACCGTGTCGCCCACGACCAGCGCGCGCACGTCGCGGCCCTCGCTCTCCGCGACGAACTCCTGGAGGACGATCTCCTGTCCCAGGTCCCAGAAGGTGTCGAGGATGGTCTGCACCTCCGGCAGCGTGTGGGCGATCATCACGCCCACGCCCTGGGTGCCCTTGATCAGCTTGATGATGACGGGCAGGCCGCCCACCTCCTGCACCAGCTTGCGCACGTTGCCTCGGTCGTGCGCCATCACCGTGCGGGGCATGTCCAGGCCCGCGCGGGCGAGGAACTGGAGCGCGCGGAGCTTGTCGCGGCTGCGCGCGATGGCGGTGGGCGGGTTGAGCACCGGCACGTCCATCATCTCGAAGTGGTTCACCACCGCCAGGCCATACGCGGTGATGGAGGCGCCAATGCGGGGGATCACCACGTCCACGCCCTTCACCTCCGCGCCGCGGTAGGTCATGCGGGGACGGCCTTGCGCCAGCAGCAGGCAGCAGCGCAGCGTGTCGAAGACGAGCGGCCGGTGGCCCCGGGCCTTGATGGCCTCCACCAGCCGGCGCGTCGAGTAGAGCGAGCGCTTGCGGGACAGGATGGCCACCGTCTTCTTCGCGCGGGGCCTGCGCGGTCGCGGTGCGTCACCGCGCTCGGGTGCCTGTGCGCCAGGGGGGACCGGCGCCTTCTTCGGCTGGGCTTTTCGGGGGGGCATGCGAGGCGCGTGACACTAGCACGCACGGGCGTGGAGGCACGGCGCATGGGCACCCTTTGCTATCCTCGCGTTCACTGATGACCGCCCCGAACCCGCACCCCGACGACATCCACACCAACCCAGGAGACGTCGGACTCGAACTGTCCTCCCAGTCCCCCCTGCTGGGCGAAACGCTGGTGGTGGATCCGCGCGCCACCGTGAAGCTGCACAAGTGCCGGCTGCTGGTGACGTCGGGGCCGGACACCGGGCGCTCCATGGCCAGCGACAAGGAGCGGCTGCGCTGCGGTGCCCACCCGGGCAACGACCTGGTGCTGGTGGAGGACCGCACGGCGAGCCGCTACCACTTCGAGGTCCAGCACACCGAACGCGGCTACCTGCTGGTGGACCTGAACTCCACCAACGGCACCTTCCTGGATGGCCGGCGCATCGAGCGGGCCTACCTGTCCCCGGGCTCGCAGATCCGCGCCGGCTCCTCCGTCATCACCTTCGCCCCCCTGGACGAAGAGGTGGCGGTGGAGCCCGACCGCGAGGGCGAGCTGTGCGGCATGGTGGGCCAGAGCGTGAAGATGCGGCAGGTGTTCGGGCTCATCAAGCGCATCGCGCCCATGGATGTCTCCGTCATCATCCAGGGGGAGACGGGCACCGGGAAGGAGCTGGTCTCCAGCGCCATCCATGAGCTGTCCATCCGCCGCAAGGGCCCCATGGTGGTGCTGGACTGCGGCGCCATCCCCCCGAACCTCATCGAGAGCGAGCTGTTCGGCCACGAGAAGGGCGCCTTCACCGGCGCGACGTCCAGCCGCCCCGGCGCCTTCGAGCGCGCGCAAGGGGGCACCATCTTCCTGGACGAGCTGGGCGAGCTGCGCCTGGACCTCCAGCCCAAGCTGTTGCGGGTGCTGGAGAACCGCGAGGTGCGCCGGGTGGGCGGCAACGACGTCATCGAGGTGGACTGCCGCGTCATCGCCGCCACCCACCGCGACCTGGTGAAGGAGATCGCCGCGGGCAACTTCCGCGAGGACCTCTACTTCCGCCTGTCCGTCATCCACATCCAGCTGCCGCCCCTGCGCCAGCGCCGCGACGACATCCCGCTCATCCTCAAGCAGGCCCTGGCGGAGCCGGAGGTGGTGGAGAAGCACGGCCGCAAGCGCTTCTGCGCGGAGGCCCTGGGCCTGCTGATGGCCTACGCGTGGCCCGGCAACGTGCGCGAGCTGATGAACGTCCTCTCCCACGTGCTGACCTTCTCCGAGGGCGAGGAGATCCTCCCCTCCCACCTGCCCCCCCGCGTCCGGGGCCAGGCCCGGGAGGGGCCCCTGCCCTTCAACGAGCACCTGGCCTTCAAGGACGCCAAGGAGCAGCTCCTGGAGAACTTCGAGCGCGAGTACGTCACCAGCGTCCTCACTCGCTGTGAGGGCAACCTGTCCCGCGCCGCCCGGGAGAGCGGCCTCCACCGCAAGTCCATTGAACGGCTGGTGAAGAAGTACCAGCTCGACGCCAAGGGCCTGAAACCCCGCTGAAACATCGGCGTCACACGGTTTTCCCTCACAGGAAATGTCACGTCCCAGGAAGTTTCCACTGGGCCCATCCTCTGCGACAATCCAAGACCCCCCTGACGCCGACACGGTGTGTCGGCGGTCACTTGACGGATACTGCGTGACTCCCCCGTCCCGCAGGATGCTTCCCCGCATGAGCGCACGTTCCCCCCGTGAAGCAGGAGAGTCCGGCCAGGCCCTGGTGGAAGCGGCGCTGTCGCTGCCCCTGGTCGTGTTCCTCATCCTGGGCGCGTTGCAGCTCTTCCTGATGATGCAGGCGCGGGTGATGACGCACTACGCGGCCTTCCGGGCGACACGCGCGGGCAGTGTGGCGCACGGGGACTGCGAGCGGATGACCCACGCGGCCATCCTGGCGTTGATCCCGACATTCCACTCGTTCATGGGGCAGGGGACGGGGTCGCTGAACGGTCCGCTGGGCCATGGCGCGGGTGGGGATGGGCCGCGGCTGCTGGCGAACGCCTTCGCGGCGCGGATGAACAACCGCTACGCGGGCTCGGGTGCGCCGGGGCCCGGCCTGGACGGCATCCACAACCGCAGCATCGTGTGGATTCTCCGGGACCTGGCGGGCGGCGGGGTGGACAGCCCGGAGGACAGCGACTTCGACCGTCCGGGGCACCTGCGGCGGTTGGAGGTGCAGCTGGTGTTCTGGTACCCGCTGCGCATCCCGTTCGCCAACTGGGTGATGTCGCGCATGTTCCTGGCGCACTTCGGCCTGCGTCCGTACACGGACGCGAACCCGCTGCTCGTCGCCGAGCGCAACGCCAACTGGAACGCGGGCGAGGTGTCGCCGTCGCACGTGCTGGACGGCGAGCTGGCGGCGGAGCTGGCGGACCGCGTGAACTCCCGGCAGTACGTCTTCCCCATCATCACGACGTTCACCATGCGGATGATGACGCCCGTGAAGGCGCGTTTCTTCGCCACCATGAACTGTCCCCGGTGACCTCCATGAAGCGCTCCCCCGCCCAGCGCGGTCAGACCCTGGTGCTGTTCGTCCTCAGCATGCTGCTGCTGGTGCTGATGGTGGTCCTCACGCTGTCGTTCACCATGAAGGTGCGCGAGCGCATCGAGGTCCAGACGGTGGCGGACGCGGCGGCGTACTCCAACGCGGTGGCCACCGCGCGCACGTTCAACACCATCGCCGTCATCAACCGCTCGGAGATCGCCCACATGGTGGCGAACGCCGGCGCGGCCAGCCTCTTGAGCTGGGCGAGCCTCTACCGGGGCGAGCTCAACGCGGCGAAGTTCGGCTACGCGTCCTGGCTGCCCGTCTACCAGGCGTTCGCCACCGCCGGGTGCCCGTGCGCCTGGAGCAACGGCTTCTGCGCGCGCATGTGCCAGTGCGGCATCCGCGGGGTGACGGACCTGGGCCGGCTGATGAGCACGCTCCAGCGCGAGGACATGCGCGTGGAGGCGGTGTTCCAGTCGTTGGATCCAATGGTGGGCTTGCAGATGCGCCTGCACCAGCTGGCCGCGGGCGCGCTCTACGCCTCCGCGCTGGCGGACTTCAAGGACCTCCAGGGCAAGGTGGGTGACCAGGGCTTCGCCAATGACATCCTGGGCGACCTGACCTCGGGGCAGAACCCGCGCGACGCGGGGTGGCGCGCGCCCTCGGCGGGCAACGTCTCCAGGAACGAGCTGGCGAACAACACGATGTGCGCGGGCAGCGGCGCGGTCTGTGACCCGCTGCCGCTGACGGTGGCCCACAGCGTGGACGCGGCCATGGGCAGCCGCGGGTTCCACTTCGTCACGTCGCGCACCATCATGGATTACGCGGCGCACGACGCGAACCTGGCCTTCGTCATCATGCCGCCGGACATCGCCGCGGTCGTCGAAGGCGAGGGGACGGGCTACTTCGGCAAGCCGGTGCTCCAGTACCCGCTGTTTCCGCCCTATGCCCCCGCGGTGACGGCCGAGGACGCGAGCATCGTGGTCTACCTCTACAACCACATCGCGCACGGTGGCGGCCCGCCGTGTCCGGTGGCGGTGGGCGGTTCGTTGCCGGCCTACGCGCAGGTGGCGGCCTCCGGCGGCATCATGCCCACGCCCACGCATATGTGGCTGGGCGGCGCGGATCCCGCGGCGATGGCGCGTCACATGCTGGTTCCCTGCCTGGGCGGCGTGTCGAGCTGCCCGGGCATCTGGCCGCCCTTCATGGACTACAACCTGCTGGAGCTGTGGCCCAACGGCGAGGGCAACAACTTCGGGCAGCCGAAGAACTTCGCGGTCATCCAGCGCGACCGCAGCAACATGCCCGCGGCGCAGCAGGACCCGTGGAACCTGGCGTTCCGCTTCCGCTTCGAGAACAACAACCC
This window harbors:
- a CDS encoding sigma 54-interacting transcriptional regulator yields the protein MTAPNPHPDDIHTNPGDVGLELSSQSPLLGETLVVDPRATVKLHKCRLLVTSGPDTGRSMASDKERLRCGAHPGNDLVLVEDRTASRYHFEVQHTERGYLLVDLNSTNGTFLDGRRIERAYLSPGSQIRAGSSVITFAPLDEEVAVEPDREGELCGMVGQSVKMRQVFGLIKRIAPMDVSVIIQGETGTGKELVSSAIHELSIRRKGPMVVLDCGAIPPNLIESELFGHEKGAFTGATSSRPGAFERAQGGTIFLDELGELRLDLQPKLLRVLENREVRRVGGNDVIEVDCRVIAATHRDLVKEIAAGNFREDLYFRLSVIHIQLPPLRQRRDDIPLILKQALAEPEVVEKHGRKRFCAEALGLLMAYAWPGNVRELMNVLSHVLTFSEGEEILPSHLPPRVRGQAREGPLPFNEHLAFKDAKEQLLENFEREYVTSVLTRCEGNLSRAARESGLHRKSIERLVKKYQLDAKGLKPR
- a CDS encoding TadE/TadG family type IV pilus assembly protein, producing MSARSPREAGESGQALVEAALSLPLVVFLILGALQLFLMMQARVMTHYAAFRATRAGSVAHGDCERMTHAAILALIPTFHSFMGQGTGSLNGPLGHGAGGDGPRLLANAFAARMNNRYAGSGAPGPGLDGIHNRSIVWILRDLAGGGVDSPEDSDFDRPGHLRRLEVQLVFWYPLRIPFANWVMSRMFLAHFGLRPYTDANPLLVAERNANWNAGEVSPSHVLDGELAAELADRVNSRQYVFPIITTFTMRMMTPVKARFFATMNCPR
- a CDS encoding pilus assembly protein TadG-related protein — translated: MKRSPAQRGQTLVLFVLSMLLLVLMVVLTLSFTMKVRERIEVQTVADAAAYSNAVATARTFNTIAVINRSEIAHMVANAGAASLLSWASLYRGELNAAKFGYASWLPVYQAFATAGCPCAWSNGFCARMCQCGIRGVTDLGRLMSTLQREDMRVEAVFQSLDPMVGLQMRLHQLAAGALYASALADFKDLQGKVGDQGFANDILGDLTSGQNPRDAGWRAPSAGNVSRNELANNTMCAGSGAVCDPLPLTVAHSVDAAMGSRGFHFVTSRTIMDYAAHDANLAFVIMPPDIAAVVEGEGTGYFGKPVLQYPLFPPYAPAVTAEDASIVVYLYNHIAHGGGPPCPVAVGGSLPAYAQVAASGGIMPTPTHMWLGGADPAAMARHMLVPCLGGVSSCPGIWPPFMDYNLLELWPNGEGNNFGQPKNFAVIQRDRSNMPAAQQDPWNLAFRFRFENNNPDPNAGKFDNRSATMADGTPLGIQTALSTGIAYYHRGRSLSFSHWSEPPNLLNPYWRATLVPVDTDNSGLADAANALGASSPASAQMIRELQRVGFRGFQ